A stretch of DNA from Clostridium sp. JN-9:
TTTGAAGATTGTCCACCAGTATTTGAGTAAACTTCTGTATCGAATACCAATACATTTACATCTTCTCCACTAGCAAGAACGTGATCTAAGCCGCCGTATCCAATATCATAAGCCCAGCCGTCTCCACCGAATATCCAGTGAGATCTTTTAACAAGGTAGTCTTTATCATTTAATATTGCAGCAACTTTTGCATTGTTTTTTTCTTTTTCAAGTAATGCTATTAACTTATCAGCTCTGTCTCTTGTTCCGTCTCCGTTTTCAATATTTTCTATCCAGTCTTCAAGAGCAGCTTTAAGTTCAGCGCTTACTCCGCTTTCAATAGCTTCTTTAGCTGCTATAGCTAATCTGTCTCTTGTCTGCTTAACTCCTAAGTACATTCCAAGACCAAACTCTGCGTTGTCTTCGAATAATGAGTTAGCCCAAGATGGACCATGTCCACGATGGTTTACTGTATAAGGCATTGAAGGTGCACTTCCGCCCCAGATTGATGAACATCCTGTTGCATTAGCTACCATCATTCTGTCGCCAAATAATTGAGTTGTAAGTTTAGCATATGGAGTTTCTCCACAGCCTGCACAAGCACCTGAGAACTCAAGAAGAGGCTGTTCAAACTGGCTTCCCTTTACGGAATTCTTCTTCATTGGGTTAGCTTTTGGTGATACATTCATAGCATAATCCCAAACTTCAGTCTGATTCATCTGTGAATCTATAGGTTTCATAATTAATGCTTTTTCTTTTGCAGGACAAACCTGAGCACAGTTACCGCATCCTGTACAATCAAGCGGGCTTATAGCTATTGTAAAGTTTAATCCCTTAGCTCCCATTGCAGGTCTATGCTTTAATTCAGCTGGTGCGTTTTTAACTTCTTCATCAGTAGTTAATATAGGTCTTATTACAGCATGAGGACATACATATGAACACTGGTTACATTGTATGCACTTATCTGTCTGCCATTCTGGAACGTTTATAGCAATTCCTCTTTTTTCATAAGCAGCTGTTCCTGCTGGGAATGTACCATCTTCCATTCCAACGAATGCACTTACCGGAAGCTTGTCTCCATCTTGTCTGTTCATTGGTTCAAGTACGTTTTTAATGAATGCTGGAACTTCTTTAGCATTAGATGCTTCATCTTTAGCATTCTTCCATGATGCTGGAACTTGTATTTTAACTATTGATTCAACACCTTTATCTATAGCAGCATTGTTCATATCAACAACTTTTTGTCCTTTTTTGCCATATGATGTTACAACTGCTTCTTTTAGATATTTTATAGCATCTTCTACTGGAATAACGTTAGAAATCTTGAAGAATGCAGATTGCATTATCATGTTGATTCTTCCGCCAAGACCAATTCCCTGAGCTATTTTAACAGCGTTTAATGTGTAAAATTCAATATCATTTTCAGCAATATATCTCTTATATGAAGCTGGTAATTTTTCTTCTACTTCTTCTGGTGACCAGATTGTATTTAATAAGAATTTACCATTCTTCTTTAATCCTTCTAATACATTGTATTTATATACATATGATTGATTATGGCAGGCAACGAAATCAGCCTTATTTATTAAATATGGGGATTTTATTGGCTTCTTACCAAACCTTAAATGAGAAACAGTTATTCCGCCTGATTTCTTTGAATCATATGCGAAATATCCCTGAGCATACATGTCTGTATGGTCTCCAATGATTTTAATAGCACTCTTGTTTGCTCCAACAGTACCATCTGATCCAAGGCCCCAGAACTTACATGCTTTTGTTCCTTCTGGTGTAGTGTCAAGATCTTCTTTTCTAACTTCAAGTGATGTATTTGTAACATCATCAACTATTCCAATTGTAAATCCATTCTTTGGATTTTCTTTAGCTAAGTTATCAAATACTGCAACAATGTGTGTTGGAATAGTATCTTTTGAACCTAGTCCATATCTTCCGCCTACTATTACTGGCTGGAACTCTTTTCCGTAGAATGCATTTTTAACATCTAAGTATAATGGTTCTCCAATGCTTCCTGGTTCCTTTGTTCTATCAAGTACAGCTATTTTCTTAACTGTCTTTGGTATATATTTGAAGAAATGCTCTAATGAGAATGGTCTATATAAATGAACTTTTAATAAACCAACTTTTTCTCCCTTTGAATTTAAATAATCAATAGTTTCTTCAGCTAAATCACAAACTGAACCCATTGCAATTATTATTCTGTCAGCATCTTCTGCTCCATAGTAATTGAATAGGTGATATTCTCTTCCAGTTATTTTTGAGATTTCTCCTAAATATCCTTCAACTATATCAGGAAGTTCATTATAGTATTTGTTTGATACTTCTCTTTCCTGGAAATAGATATCTGGGTTTTGAGCAGTACCTCTTGTTACTGGATGATCTGGATTTAATGCTGATCTTCTGAATTTATTTACAGCATCCATATCAACTAATTTAGCTAAATCAGCATAGTCAATAACTTCAA
This window harbors:
- the nifJ gene encoding pyruvate:ferredoxin (flavodoxin) oxidoreductase, coding for MVKMKTMDGNTAAAYVSYAFTDVAAIYPITPSSPMAEHVDEWVAQGKKNLFGQQVKVMEMQSEAGAAGAVHGSLQAGALTTTYTASQGLLLMIPNMYKIAGELLPGVFHVSARALATNSLNIFGDHQDVMAARQTGCALFAESSVQEVMDLSAVAHLSAIKGKVPFINFFDGFRTSHEIQKVEVIDYADLAKLVDMDAVNKFRRSALNPDHPVTRGTAQNPDIYFQEREVSNKYYNELPDIVEGYLGEISKITGREYHLFNYYGAEDADRIIIAMGSVCDLAEETIDYLNSKGEKVGLLKVHLYRPFSLEHFFKYIPKTVKKIAVLDRTKEPGSIGEPLYLDVKNAFYGKEFQPVIVGGRYGLGSKDTIPTHIVAVFDNLAKENPKNGFTIGIVDDVTNTSLEVRKEDLDTTPEGTKACKFWGLGSDGTVGANKSAIKIIGDHTDMYAQGYFAYDSKKSGGITVSHLRFGKKPIKSPYLINKADFVACHNQSYVYKYNVLEGLKKNGKFLLNTIWSPEEVEEKLPASYKRYIAENDIEFYTLNAVKIAQGIGLGGRINMIMQSAFFKISNVIPVEDAIKYLKEAVVTSYGKKGQKVVDMNNAAIDKGVESIVKIQVPASWKNAKDEASNAKEVPAFIKNVLEPMNRQDGDKLPVSAFVGMEDGTFPAGTAAYEKRGIAINVPEWQTDKCIQCNQCSYVCPHAVIRPILTTDEEVKNAPAELKHRPAMGAKGLNFTIAISPLDCTGCGNCAQVCPAKEKALIMKPIDSQMNQTEVWDYAMNVSPKANPMKKNSVKGSQFEQPLLEFSGACAGCGETPYAKLTTQLFGDRMMVANATGCSSIWGGSAPSMPYTVNHRGHGPSWANSLFEDNAEFGLGMYLGVKQTRDRLAIAAKEAIESGVSAELKAALEDWIENIENGDGTRDRADKLIALLEKEKNNAKVAAILNDKDYLVKRSHWIFGGDGWAYDIGYGGLDHVLASGEDVNVLVFDTEVYSNTGGQSSKSTPTAAIAKFAASGKRTKKKDLGMMAMSYGYVYVAQIAMGADKNQTLKAIAEAEAYKGPSLIIAYAPCINHGLKAGMGCSQLEEKKAVDCGYWAMYRFNPALKEAGKNPFSLDSKEPTTSFREFLMGEVRYASLSKSFPEAADALYEKTEKDAMERLANYKKLAEI